Below is a genomic region from Oenanthe melanoleuca isolate GR-GAL-2019-014 chromosome 18, OMel1.0, whole genome shotgun sequence.
CAGCATACTCAAAGCATATTCCTTCCCTGGGGCAGCCAGCCATCAGCCTGCTCCATGTAGCAGCCCAAACCTGCTCCAAAGCCACAGATAGATGTGTTTGTGGGCTGCTGTTGGAGATATGATTGCTTTAGGAAGGGCCCTAAGCTTCTTCTTGAAGCTTCCTTCCTGTTCTGCTTGTGGTTGGCCTGAAAAAACagtaatgtttaaaaaaacccaaacaaaacataTTCAATTGTTCTGGTGAAAATATTCAGGAGAATAAAGCTGTTCAGCATAAGAGCTTTACACAGCTCATTCTGTTCTCATTGCACAGAATGGTGGAAAAGGCTCAACTTTAAAGTgccattaaaattaaaaatgctcttGCAGACAGAGGGGAATGACAAGATTCACTGATCAGACCACTGCCCAAACAGGGCACCAAGGCACACAGATCTCAACAGAATGACATGGGACAGGGCACTGAAAAAAACTAATAATATCAAGCAaatatttagggttttttctaattttatatatacatatatatgcagaTATGAATCAATAATTTGAGCTGATGGAAGTCCCTGGCAGCTCAACTCCAACACAGCTGATCTCCAGAGCAGACAATATGCTTAGAGCAGGGATTGCTCTCCCTTTacacctggagcagcagctttcctggagAAGCACAGGAGAGGAAGAACCAGATGAACCCTCAGCAACTGATTTGATTTTGGCCCAGCGATTGGGATAGAGGCAGCCCTTTGCTGGCTGCCACTCCCTCCAGAACAGGACTGGGATTTTGcaagctctcctggagcagcctgggatgaaAAGCTCCTGTGCCAGTCCCGGCAGCAGCCACTTGATGgccatcctgctctgcaggagagggacactggggacagagcaggggctggggacctGCCAGAGACCCCTGAGCTGAccagccagggagcagaggggtcCCCTGACACCCCTGAGCAGCTGGCTCACAGTGCTGCCCCTCACCTGGGTGCTAAGAATGAGAGATTTGAGATCACTTAAAATATCACTGGCAAGGGTATGAGCTAAAGTTAGATTTAATATTAAGCAACAAAGCATGACAACTCTACTACTTACAGAACAGCTGAGGCACAGCAAGGGAAAACAATCAACAAGAAGATACAGAGGAGATGAAGGCCTGCAAAGCTGGAGACTTCCAAtccaagaaaaagagaataaaaggatgaaaaaatgtGTTGCAAAGTAGCATGAAGAGTGAGAAATCAATAACCAGTAGAGGACAGAATACTAATTAATTGAGCTAATTAGAACCAATGAGTGttaatttctctgtttgctAAGAATGTATAAATAAGTGGAAAATTTCTGTATTGGCATCAGTGCAGAGGCCAGAGTTTGTCAGCCACCTGTTGgccaaaaataaagcaacacCTTACTCTCTAACACTCAAAGACAGTGTTATAGGGAGTCTTTATCCTGACgattttggagggttttggtaacagcagcactggtgaaaagacccaaaccccacagcctGTACACATTCTGTCCCTTAAACAAAACCAGGGCAGGGACACGCTGGTTCCTTCCCCAGGTGCCCCAGCTGCCcattccttctctctcttcaaACCCTCTGCTATTtatcccagtgcctggggatggCATCACCTCCTCATTGTTGGAGATGTGTGGTGGGGAGCTGGAGGCTTTCCCCAGTGTGTGGATGAGGTTTGTTTTGGTGGAAAACAAAGAGAtgccacattttaaaaagcgTGCATCACTCATTTCCAGCTTCAAGCCTCATGATTCCGTACCtagtgctgctgccagagacCATTTGGGGTCCCACTGCACTCCAGGACTCAGTGGGGCACTTTGGAATACATGGAATGGAATTTGGAGTCTGTCAAGGACACTGTGGGGCTCTGCAGATACAATTCAAGGTCCACAGGAACATTTTGGGGTAGCAGGGGTGCAATTTTTGTCCCTCTGCACAAAACCTGGAGCCCTGTGCCTGTAATTTGGGGCCAAGTGGGGCATTCTGGGATGGCAGGGGTGTGAGGAGGAAGCATCCTACTGCCTGTAGGACAGGCCAAGAAAGACACAGTCTGCTCAGCATGCTCAGGGCACCAGACATCTGAAGGATACCATGGGCTTGGGTGTGTTTTTCCACCTTTATTAATccacagaaagctgcagctctgctgagctcaccggcaccagcagcacagcgTCTGTAGGATGACCCAAGATCTTCGCCGCTGCACCCTTGGAGCTCTCAGGATGGAGCCCGTGTGGGCTGCCAGGGAACTGACAGAGATATCCCTGTCTGTCTCCAAGGGCTGAAGGGCTGGGACCAAAAGAAACAGAGCCAAGGTGAAgctgtgtgtctgcagagaTCCCCCGGGTTCCCCACAGACCACTCACCACTGAGGATATGAGCCTGAGTCTCTAAATCCTGGTCCCTCATGTGCCTGGTGGCgctccctgggcacagagctctgtcagtccctgctccagggtgcTCCCAGTAGGGTGACCCCACCCTGCCAcccttcccctctgcagggctgaccCAGGGGCCACCAGCACCATGGGGAGTGGGACAGGGCAAGGTGGCCACTCAGCTGAGCTTGTGgaagggggcacagggaggctgAGGCTCTGCACAGGGTGGTTGGGGTAGCCACAGGGTTGATGCCAGTGCAGTGCAGGGACATGGCCAGGCTGGCCCAGAAGGGGCCAGGGGCTGTGACTCACCCAGGAACCTGACGGCCGCCAGGCGCACGGAGGACTGAGGGTCCCTCAGGTAGGGCAGGCTCTGTTCCATGTACTcttcagccctgctcctcttctTCATCAACTGCAGGGAGCACCAGGGATGTCTCCAGGCTGTCACACAGCCCCCCAACTGGCTGGAGCagtccctcctgccagcaccccTCATTGCTGAGCCCCTCTCCGGCTGGATACAGCAAGGggcctggagaggagccccTGGGGCTATGTTCTCAAGAACAGGAACAAGGTCCTCcaggtcctgccctgccctgcaagcagcctctgctcccctggGTCTCATGGGGacagacacagggcagggacagccctcaCCCAAGGGCCCTGTGCCTTGTCCTTACCAAGCATTCTCCAAGCTCCCACATCCGCTCTTTCTGCAGCAGGTGCTTGAGCTCCTTCCATTTGAgaagctctgcagcagcaaaaaggGCTTCCCCAGAGGCCTGCAGAACAGCATTAGCTCAGAGGTGGCACCAGGGCCTGGGCAAAGAAACCTCTTGGCTTTATTCCTGCAGTCATCCCACCCTTAGGAAGCTGTGACTTGTCCTAGCCTGAATGTCTTGGAGTCTCTTGGGGACAGGTCTGGGTGACTGACTGAGGCTTGAAGCCCTGGCCCTTGACACTTGTGGGGAAGCTGAGAAGCCTCTGGGCTTCTGGAGCACAAATGTTCAGGCCTCAGGTGCTGCCTCAGTGTCCATGGGCTGCTGccaagccctgctggagcaggcaggaaatgTTGAAAATGGCTGAGCCACCTTGTGCACCCTGCTTGTGCTGGTTCCACAGgagcccttcccagggctgcactgggggAGCCCTGCCCAGTGTGAGCAGCCCATGCCCCAGTGCCCAGAATCCCTGGGAGGTGTCAGTCCCCCCATAGCAGTGCTCAGCCTTCAGATGCACACCTTGGCCACGCTGGGCAGCTGGTCGTTCAGACGGAAGAGGAGCGGGATCAGTGCCCTCTGAATCTCCCTCCTCATGCTCCTCTCATCCCTACTCACCACGGACCTCAGCAGGTCTCTGAGCAGCCAGAGGGAGAGCTCTCGCAGCCGGCCGCactcctgctgggaagggggCAGGGTGAGCTCTGCAACAGCGGCTCCGTGCCCGTGGCTGCAGTGAGGCCGATGCCCAGCTCAGGTTCCAGAGCGGCCCAGGCAGCACTGGCCCATTGCAGGAGGGCTGGGCCTGCCCGAGTGCTGCTCTGAGGGCAGGGCCCGTCTGCGGGGCCCGGGCTCCCACTCAGCCTCACCGAGtcagagaggggcaggatctTCCCCACCAGCGCCACAGCCATGGAGCTGGCCTTGGACTTCTTCATCTGGCCCAGGACGTTTCGGAAGACCACAACGATCTTCAGCTTCTCTTCTTCACTGCCAACTTCCAGTATTTTCATCAGGCTTGGCAGGAAGGCTTCAATTTCTTTTGCCTTTATGAAGAAGAGGGTTTCCATTTTCGGAAAAGGCTGTGTCTGGAGacctcccagggcagccacCCAGGCCCCtcacagcagggaggggctcTGGAGCAGTCGCCCCACATCCTCATTCacagtccctgtgccaccctgctcACCATCTCGGCTCTCTCCGACAGCCCAACGAGGACTTCCAGCATCAGGAAGGCCATCACCACATCAGGATGTCCCTGATCACTCCAGACATTGTGCTTGTCACCCAACTCCTCCAAGTCAATCTGCCCCGAGGACGGCTGAAGGAACAACCACAGCCCTGAGGTGCTGGCAGAGGGCTCACAGAAAGGGGTGAGGGCTTTTCTGGGAACTCACAGCTCTGTGAGAGATGAGGCTGCCTTCTCTGGGAGGGTTGCACCACTGGTTCCGGAACAAGGTAGCAAACTCTGTTATGACCCCCTTCAGAATCTCTGGCATGGAGGACAGAGTgttgcacagctcctgcacaccGCTGGAAGCCAGGGGGCTGCCTCAGCCACGGCGCCgtggccaggagcagccccacgGAGCAGAGCCCGtgctgggggtccccaggggccctgcaggaggcaggacagggctgagggaattctctgctgggctgggagcactgagctggctctgggctggcttgGCTGGCTTTGGCTGCTGGGGGCCCAGCCAACACaccagagagctggaaaggtTTGTGAGATGGAGAGCCTGCCTCCATGGGATGTCCTGAAGCATTCCTTGGATCTGGCACCCACAGAGTCTCAGGGTCTCTCTCCCCACGTGGAGCAAGCCCTTCAGATTGTCAGGGCCAGTACCTGTCTTGTTGAAGAGCCATCTCACACAGGCTGATGACCACTGCTGAGCCATAGTTATGAGTCATCAGGAGAAACAGTGACTCAACTGTCCTATAGCCTGACTCTGTGGTGATGTATGGCAGGTTTTCTAGGATGCAGTTCACTATTTTTGGCACCTGGAGAGGATATAGGTGAGGATGGCACTGCAACTGGAGTACAGCCACGTCCTCAGCTGCCCTTCCCATTCCTCTCTGCCGCCCTCAGACAGCTTCAGGTGCCCAAGTCACCTGGATTTgtgaggaagggatggagggaggagcAAGGCCTGGCAGGGCTGAAGATCAGCGCAGTCCAGCCCCAAGGCACTCACATCTGTCAGCCAGAAGTCGGGGTATTCCATGGCCACATCCAGCATGCTGCTGGGTACCTGCTTGTCAAGGATGCTGGCATCTCTCATTGCCTCAATGGCCTCGAGGATGACATCTGTCCTCTCTCTAGAATGGAGGTATTTCCCAAAggcctgcagcaggaagggaggaagaCGTGCCACTGAGTGCCCTGATGGTGCTGCttggctgggcaggagctcctggcagtgctggcagcagtgcctgcagtcCCTGCGTGGAAGAGGGTGAGGAGAGAGGGACTCCACATCGGGGAGGGGGGCTCATGGCTGGCCCTACAGAGAACTAGGGGCTTGCTGGgggccaggagggctggggctgctgctggggctggagctgctgccaggacacCAGAGTGCAGCCCATGtcttgtccctgctcagggatggCAGGAACCTTTTCTCCAGGACAGTGAGGCCCCAACAGCCCCACTGATTCTGGGTCCCTTTGCTGACACAAGTGCCCTGCTGATGCCATGGACAAGAATCCCAGCAAGGAGGGGGATCATTACCTGGGTACAGTCTCTGGTGCTCAGGGAACACAGCGACGACGTGGTCACAGCTTCCCAAGTGAATTGGTCTGACCCATCCCTTGGCCTTGCCTTGTCTGAAGAGCAGGGCAAACACACAAGAGTCAGTAAGACAGAGCTGCTTTGCCAGCAAGGTCATCAAACCATGTTGATCTCGGTGGAATCTCCAAATGTTACTGTATAGGGGGTTATGGAGCAGTGAAAGGACACAGTAACATGGCACTCTCTTGCATGGTgtaagaaagaacaagaaagagCAGTTTATTGAAGGAAGCCATTAATTTATATAAGACACttagtgaaaaacaaaatacagacagttcATTGGTCAGGGAAGGAAACACCTCTTGTCCCAGGCTCATggatccagcaggtgtttatcttttgttatgattctttctcttatgtttacagtagagaaagaggctctagcttgggaaaaatcccagccGAGCCTGAGAAATCCagactggaaaaatcctttaagattCTTCCTGGGCCTGTAATGGCCACAAAACCACCCTGAGGTCTGCTTGCAAGACAGCAGAACAGAATCAGTCAAGATTTCTGGAGGGCGTCAGGAAGAGCTTCTTGCTATAGGCAAGAGGCACCAGGCAGGGTGATGGATCTGCTCTTCTCTAATGGGGAGGACTCAGCTTTGGGACCTGGGAGTCAATTTGAGCTTTGGCTGTGGGGGCCACAAGCCAGCAGGGCTCAATGTCCTGAAAGGAAGCAGGGGAAAGAGAACAGTAACAAACAGATCCCAGACCTGAGGTGAGCACTCAGCTTCTGCAGCAGAGTGAcagctgggatgctctgggaagCACTGGGAGGGGCAAAGGAGGTCAGGAAGCAGATCTATCAAGAGAGgtctgtgtgcacagggatgaaagccacagctgctcttgcCTTTTTACTTACAGAGGAATTcagcaagggaaaaaagagcaTGGAAAGCTGTATAGCTTGTTTGTTCATTGGAATATCGGAAAAGAATGAGACGTCCCACCAGCCTTCCTATGGCTGGGACTGAGATGTCCTCAGGGCAGATGGGTCCAGAAGTGTCTCTTCCAATGTTGACAGAGGCCTGGTTGAGGGAGGCATGAGAAGAAGGGCTAAGAGAAGGAAGCTGGGCCAAGCACCTGTACCCAAGagtgtgcccagggctggattCCCAGTGAACCTGGGCTTGGCAGGGCTCTATGGCCCCATCTCTTGGAGCAACCAGCTGGgaagagagcagccctggcatggagagtggcagggagggaacacagcctggctggagggTGCCTGGTCCTTACCTTCAGAGTGGAATAGCTGGACAGCAAATTGGTCAGGATACCAAtcctccccacagctctgtcccGCACAACTTCCCTCTGGGATTTGGtgaattccagcagcagctgggatgagaCAAGCCAGTGAGCACCAagagcaaacacagctctgtcctgggcCAGCTTTGTACCATCCCTCACGGCTTCCTCTGACCTCACACAAAGCCtgcagtccctgtccctggtgtccctcaCAGGCCTGCACAAAGGTCCCAGGACAACCTTTTGGCCAGGCAGGTGCCACCCTCTGCAGCCACTGTGCTTCAGAGGAGCCTGGTGCCAGCCCCTGCTTCCTCACAGGAGGTGAACACCCTTCCCACACCATACTCAGCACTGGGCTAGGCAACTCCTTCCCTCCTGtgaggaacagccctgggaCCCCCACTCTGCTTGTGCCACACCTCAAAGatgtcctgcagctccttgctgaCACTGGAGACAGGAAAGCTGAGCACCACTGTCCTCAGCATTTTGTCCATGGATTTCAGGGTCTGCAAACAcaacacagagcagtgcctgtcattctgctgctctttcccccATGCCCAGGAGACTGATCTGAGCTGTCAGTGCCTGAGAACAGCTGGACTGCGCAGGAGAGACACAGGGATACACAaactgctggggacagagcagccaggcCCATGGGAAGGGGACAGAGCCACCAGGGTGGGAAAGCAACACCA
It encodes:
- the LOC130260361 gene encoding uncharacterized protein LOC130260361 isoform X3, which translates into the protein MEEKPPAPPREAWEEDSSSQDSNSSQPQLFYDTSTMQPLQLDASWLPIYKESEEAVDFIVAFFSRLDKDLHKFTFLKSTYVLCKTALKHGMTQGLDLFCQTCEVVENIKELLEKEPRDRLSSHIRYLAMITIDELCLVENVLEGKTKSLLSACFSSVFLLPSEREMPHQSAALYTKTLKSMDKMLRTVVLSFPVSSVSKELQDIFELLLEFTKSQREVVRDRAVGRIGILTNLLSSYSTLKASVNIGRDTSGPICPEDISVPAIGRLVGRLILFRYSNEQTSYTAFHALFSLAEFLYKARPRDGSDQFTWEAVTTSSLCSLSTRDCTQAFGKYLHSRERTDVILEAIEAMRDASILDKQVPSSMLDVAMEYPDFWLTDVPKIVNCILENLPYITTESGYRTVESLFLLMTHNYGSAVVISLCEMALQQDSGVQELCNTLSSMPEILKGVITEFATLFRNQWCNPPREGSLISHRAPSSGQIDLEELGDKHNVWSDQGHPDVVMAFLMLEVLVGLSERAEMAKEIEAFLPSLMKILEVGSEEEKLKIVVVFRNVLGQMKKSKASSMAVALVGKILPLSDSECGRLRELSLWLLRDLLRSVASGEALFAAAELLKWKELKHLLQKERMWELGECLLMKKRSRAEEYMEQSLPYLRDPQSSVRLAAVRFLGSATRHMRDQDLETQAHILSALQPLETDRDISVSSLAAHTGSILRAPRVQRRRSWVILQTLCCWCR
- the LOC130260361 gene encoding uncharacterized protein LOC130260361 isoform X2, which codes for MEEKPPAPPREAWEEDSSSQDSNSSQPQLFYDTSTMQPLQLDASWLPIYKESEEAVDFIVAFFSRLDKDLHKFTFLKSTYVLCKTALKHGMTQGLDLFCQTCEVVENIKELLEKEPRDRLSSHIRYLAMITIDELCLVENVLEGKTKSLLSACFSSVFLLPSEREMPHQSAALYTKTLKSMDKMLRTVVLSFPVSSVSKELQDIFELLLEFTKSQREVVRDRAVGRIGILTNLLSSYSTLKASVNIGRDTSGPICPEDISVPAIGRLVGRLILFRYSNEQTSYTAFHALFSLAEFLYKARPRDGSDQFTWEAVTTSSLCSLSTRDCTQAFGKYLHSRERTDVILEAIEAMRDASILDKQVPSSMLDVAMEYPDFWLTDVPKIVNCILENLPYITTESGYRTVESLFLLMTHNYGSAVVISLCEMALQQDSGVQELCNTLSSMPEILKGVITEFATLFRNQWCNPPREGSLISHRAIDLEELGDKHNVWSDQGHPDVVMAFLMLEVLVGLSERAEMAKEIEAFLPSLMKILEVGSEEEKLKIVVVFRNVLGQMKKSKASSMAVALVGKILPLSDSECGRLRELSLWLLRDLLRSVVSRDERSMRREIQRALIPLLFRLNDQLPSVAKASGEALFAAAELLKWKELKHLLQKERMWELGECLLMKKRSRAEEYMEQSLPYLRDPQSSVRLAAVRFLGSATRHMRDQDLETQAHILSALQPLETDRDISVSSLAAHTGSILRAPRVQRRRSWVILQTLCCWCR
- the LOC130260361 gene encoding uncharacterized protein LOC130260361 isoform X1; protein product: MEEKPPAPPREAWEEDSSSQDSNSSQPQLFYDTSTMQPLQLDASWLPIYKESEEAVDFIVAFFSRLDKDLHKFTFLKSTYVLCKTALKHGMTQGLDLFCQTCEVVENIKELLEKEPRDRLSSHIRYLAMITIDELCLVENVLEGKTKSLLSACFSSVFLLPSEREMPHQSAALYTKTLKSMDKMLRTVVLSFPVSSVSKELQDIFELLLEFTKSQREVVRDRAVGRIGILTNLLSSYSTLKASVNIGRDTSGPICPEDISVPAIGRLVGRLILFRYSNEQTSYTAFHALFSLAEFLYKARPRDGSDQFTWEAVTTSSLCSLSTRDCTQAFGKYLHSRERTDVILEAIEAMRDASILDKQVPSSMLDVAMEYPDFWLTDVPKIVNCILENLPYITTESGYRTVESLFLLMTHNYGSAVVISLCEMALQQDSGVQELCNTLSSMPEILKGVITEFATLFRNQWCNPPREGSLISHRAPSSGQIDLEELGDKHNVWSDQGHPDVVMAFLMLEVLVGLSERAEMAKEIEAFLPSLMKILEVGSEEEKLKIVVVFRNVLGQMKKSKASSMAVALVGKILPLSDSECGRLRELSLWLLRDLLRSVVSRDERSMRREIQRALIPLLFRLNDQLPSVAKASGEALFAAAELLKWKELKHLLQKERMWELGECLLMKKRSRAEEYMEQSLPYLRDPQSSVRLAAVRFLGSATRHMRDQDLETQAHILSALQPLETDRDISVSSLAAHTGSILRAPRVQRRRSWVILQTLCCWCR